The window attgtcaatttttaaggtttaaaaaaaaatatttttggacgaTTTTAAACAATGGTTacatccgatccgaaccgaacccggaaggaaccgaaccgaaaccgatccGATAATTAGTAAAACCCGAATGGTACTTTTGAGCATAAAACCGAAAATCCGAAAATCTAAATTATCCTGACCGCAACCGAACCGTCCACCGAACGCCTAGGCCTAATGTCTAATTCCATATACACATTACACAATAAAGGCCAAAAGGAAGCTTAACGGACGGACAAAAGGAAACGGTTACTATAGCCATTTGTAACATGACATATGCCCAACTAATCAGATTTTTTCACGAGAATCGTTTTCTTTGAAAGATGAACTGAAACGTCTGGAGTTGTAATAAGGAGACCCAGATATTGATACCATTGATTGATTAGATTCCTCTTGTGGGTTCACGTCATGTGTCTCTctaaccttctttttttttctccactcctttttaaaatattttcttacaaaGCTGTAGCAAACCATAGCTTTTGCTTTGTCTATCTACTTGGAGGATAAGGTTTGTCGTTTCTATCTGCGAGAATCCAATGATATCTTTGGTGAATAAGCAAGAACCTGATGATTTGACTAAGCCAATCTCGAAAAATACAAAACTTATAACATTGTACCATCGATCATTGAATATGTACAAGGAATAATTGGATAtgatatatcttatattttgtGAAAGAATACCTTAGATTATTGATCAAAGTCTCCCTATATACAATACATTTTCCATAACACATCAAACCTCATTGTTCACGACATACAAATTACAATCCAGCAAACACCAAAGAAAGttcatatatacataattgGGTTCTTGAACTGAAATCCTTGCTGATCTTTAGACTTATGAAAGCTTAGTTActtttgaccccaaaaaaaacaaagaaagctTAGTCGTTACCAACCATAAATGAATAAGGTGTAGGGAAGTAAGAACCATAATCCTTCAAACCCGATCGTAGTAATGAATTTCTTAACTACTTGATTACCATGAACTAGTTAGGACTTATAAAAACTCATAACTTAagaatttatatttgtttatcttAGGAAATGAATAAATAATAAGATTATACTTTATGAATGATTTCACATATGTTTTAATCACTTATACTATCTGAAGATATTGTTGGTAATTGGTAAACAAACGATACTTCATGTACTTTAAACGATTCTTTCATTCTCTACAGCTAAAAAGCTGAATGTTTTGGATGGTCTTAGTTTTATCTTTTAAAGACGAATAACCAATAAGATGCTGTTTTCTCGAGTAAAACAAGGAACAAAGAGAAAGGGTAATTCCATTATTATACAACGAAAAGATGAATAGATTCCATGGAATAATGATTTATTCATTTggatatctatgttttctagaGTTAATAACCCATCCGTTGTCGTCCAGCGGTTAGGATATCTGGCTTTCACCCAggagacccgggttcgattcccggCAACGGAGCTTTTGTTTTTgtacataaattattttatgttgtCAGTTCAGAAGGTTTATTCAGCTGTTATGTTATGGGTGGCGAGATTTTTACTTCACAAGTGTGGAATTACCTTCCGCCTTTGATATTCAAGAGAAACATTGTCTTCTTCTTATGCCTCACAGACTGATCCAGAACCGGTTTCACGAGAAAAAGTTCTTCAAGTCGAACCTAGGAAAGAACGGAGGATAAGGTGTTCAAGAACTTGAGGTCTTGTTTGGATTGTCACAGTGCTATTAAGTTCATATTGAAGATCACAAAGAGGAAGTAGCGGTGAGAGTACTTAGTCCGTTTCATTGCTTTGAAATATGGACAATGTTCTTGTAGAGACCATTGGTTGCGAGAAAACTAGTCAGAGAAATTGTACACAGTAATAGGTTTAGgattaaagttttataaaatcaaCATTAAAGAGATTAAGGAACAAACGCATGAAACTTCCTAATTCCGAAAAAGAGAGGGCGAGTGTATTAATAACATTTGCTAGTCTCAAGACAAGTTTCGTAAGATGAGGATTGGggaatcactcaaacacatgcATGTATATACTAGTAATCTAAATACAAATAgcgtatatatacatattgtgTCGTGTAAATACATTAGGATATAGAGATTCACATGGTACAAGCGAGCTTAGTGGTAACGAATCCACATGAGTGATTAATTAGTGTTTCTTCCTCTTCCCTATATGTGATCTCTTCTAGGGATGCATCACCATTTCTCACGGTTCCGAGTCATTAGCAATTGGTTTGACTCCACCTTCattatatttattgtttacaaaaaaatattaggaATGCAAATTGGAATCTCGTGAGATAGAAAGCACTCCTTCCTTATGTTTTAACTAGTTTGGGGACTTAATTATCGTGATTCgttgattttcttaattttatatataggaTCTATGTGCATACATCAAATCAAAAGTCAACCTATTTATTTTGAGCATTTCCTGCTGGAGGAACACAAAATTTAATATAGATCAAGATCTACATTTGCACactgttatttatttatttggtttatatTAAAACTCCCAAAGTCAAATctcaaaacactttttttttctcgaaccgTCGGTCGCGATTATAtatacagtagaacctctataaattaataatgttgagactttaaaattttattaatttatagagatattaatttacaaaaatttcatttttagatttttttaattttgaatatttttattaataaaataagaaaatatttgattttactgtatataaattatttaaatattagtaATTTGACTtccatattattttattatcttatttggtatatatttttatgtttcatagaATTTTTATGTggttttcaatttaattttactaaatattatcaaaatatattaaaatatttaaaaaaaatagaagtattttcattgtgaatataaaaccgtttctacttatataaaatatatatagagatagattaaatttatgattttaatggaactatatatttacatgagatttttaaaaatattattattttattattttatcgatttgtgtcatattttacaCCGACACAAGTTTGGACCGAcagaatttattaatttatagagattattaatttattgagtattaatttattgagtattaatttatagaggttctactgtataGTAGTTGTATTagttgaaaataatttaaagcaGATTGACTTCACTTaattttgctgttgttgaaaaTATGTGATTGGTAATAAATATCCCACTTAGTCAATgtaaaataaacaattttttgaGCAAGGGGAAACAATCTGTATATGAAAATGTACTCTTGCCGACAACGAAAACTTGGCAATTTTAGTAAAATTCTAGCATGCCTATATATCCAGTAGATTTGACGTAAATTAAATGTAAAAGTTGTAAAGGCAAGCATTTTGCATGAAGTACGCCGCAAAAGAGTTTATGGGAGTGTGATGCATGGGGATTCACGTCGTCTACGCTGACAAAACTTAATAGAATACTAAAACTTAATAGTCTCTCTAGCTTCGTACATGTATTTAAGACTGTCCTTAGGTCGAACCTCAAACATAGACTCGCAACACAGATCTTGAGGGAGATCAAGATTTGATTCTATTTTGTCTTACAAAAATGAAACAAACCAATCTCCTATGTAACTTATTCATAGGAACCTTGTTAGTTTGGTTGGGCTCTGTTTTGGTTAAGGCAGAAGACCCTTACTTGTTCTACACTTGGACTGTTACCTATGGAACAAGATCTCCTTTGGGTGTTCCTCAACAGGTATACTCTCTGATCTTATTACTTATATCTATTGCCGTTAATCGTTATAAAAAATCAACACTAGTTAATGTATTTCTAATATTTTGGTACGTTGTACGTAGGTCATTCTTATCAATGGGCAGTTCCCTGGTCCAGCGATTGAAGCTGTCACAAACAACAACATTGTTGTTAATCTCATCAACAAGCTCGACGAACCTTTCCTCATCACTTGGTATATACCACACAACTCATTGGcgtatttattttgtataagtGTACATATACTTAAAGATATGTTACGTGTAGGAATGGAATTAAACAGAGAAGGACATCGTGGCAAGATGGAGTATTGGGAACAAACTGTCCGATCCCACCAAACTCGAACTGGACTTATCAGTTTCAACTTAAAGATCAAATCGGCACTTTCACTTACTTCGCTTCCACATCGATGCACCGAGCTAGTGGTGCTTTTGGTGCTCTCAACATTAACCAGAGATCCGTTATTACCACTCCTTATCTCACACCTGATGGCGATTTCACCCTTCTCGTCACTGACTGGTTCAAATTGAGCCACAAGGTACATATACTAACACGATACATACAAGTACAACCTAATGCTTTATATTTACATTGTATACACCTAATACTTATTTTTACTCTTATTTGTGGTTACTAGGATTTGCGAAAGCGGCTTGACGCAGGCTATGCACTTCCACTTCCGGATGCTCTTCTTATCAATGGTGCTTCTAAAGGTTTAATATTTACCGGTCAACAAGGTAATGTCATCATATAACCCATCAAGAACCCTTTGTTCTTTTATTACATCCCATGGTCTAGTTAGTAGTCTAGTGCTATTATTTGATCTTTTATTTTCGACTATCATCAGGCAAAACATACAAGTTTAGGGTATCGAATGTGGGGATAGCAACATCCATAAACTTTAGGATTCAAAATCATACATTGACCCTCATTGAAGTAGAAGGCGCTCACACTCTTCAGGAGAGCTACGAGTCTCTTGACGTCCACGTTGGTCAATCGGTGACGGTCTTGGTTACTTTAAAAGCTTCAGTGAGGGACTATTACATTGTAGCCTCGAGCCGGTTTACCAAACCAGTACTAAACACTACCGCGAGTCTTCGTTACCTAGGCTCCAAAAACGCAGTCTATGGCCCTCTTCCCGTTGGTCCTACTTACCATATCCACTGGTCCATGAAACAAGCAAGAACCATCAGGTATAATAATAACAAACCAACTTGAACCATACAATCTTAGATCGGTTTGGTTTAATTCGATTTATTATGCTGTATTGTAGGATGAATTTGACGGCAAATGCTGCAAGACCAAACCCACAAGGATCATATCACTATGGTACCATACCGATAAACCGAACTTTGGTTCTAGCCAATGCGGCTACGATGCTCTATGGCAAGCTTCGGTACACGGTAAACCGAATATCATACATCAACCCAACAACACCTTTGAAACTTGCCGATTGGTACAACATTTCGGGCGTGTTTGATTTCAAGACAATCCTTAGCACTCCTACAATCGGACCAGCTCATTTTGGTACATCGGTTTTCGACATTGAGCTCCATGAGTTCGTGGAAATCGTTTTCCAGAACGATGAGAGATCAATTCAATCTTGGCATATGGATGGTACTAGTGCCTTTCTTGTTGGGTAAGCATGCACCTTTCCCTCTGTTATCTAAACCGG of the Brassica rapa cultivar Chiifu-401-42 chromosome A03, CAAS_Brap_v3.01, whole genome shotgun sequence genome contains:
- the LOC103862511 gene encoding L-ascorbate oxidase homolog; the protein is MKQTNLLCNLFIGTLLVWLGSVLVKAEDPYLFYTWTVTYGTRSPLGVPQQVILINGQFPGPAIEAVTNNNIVVNLINKLDEPFLITWNGIKQRRTSWQDGVLGTNCPIPPNSNWTYQFQLKDQIGTFTYFASTSMHRASGAFGALNINQRSVITTPYLTPDGDFTLLVTDWFKLSHKDLRKRLDAGYALPLPDALLINGASKGLIFTGQQGKTYKFRVSNVGIATSINFRIQNHTLTLIEVEGAHTLQESYESLDVHVGQSVTVLVTLKASVRDYYIVASSRFTKPVLNTTASLRYLGSKNAVYGPLPVGPTYHIHWSMKQARTIRMNLTANAARPNPQGSYHYGTIPINRTLVLANAATMLYGKLRYTVNRISYINPTTPLKLADWYNISGVFDFKTILSTPTIGPAHFGTSVFDIELHEFVEIVFQNDERSIQSWHMDGTSAFLVGFGSGTWNETMRKRYNLVDAVARHTFQVYPLSWTSILVSLDNKGMWNLRSQIWSRRYLGQELYVRVWNDEKSLYTEADPPLNALYCGLAKRPL